The region GGTTCGATGAACGGCTGTGACGGCGGCGTCTACAGCCAGGGCTCGGTGGACTTCATCACCACGCTGGCCTGCACCGCGATCCAGGCCGGCCTGTCACCGTCCCAGGTCGGCATCGGCACCCCGGCGTCCACCAGCGCGGCCGGCTCCGGCTACGTCAGCCCGACCGTCGTCAACAACGCGCTGGACTGCCTCGCCAAGGGCACCGGCTGCGGCAGCTACCACCCGTCCACCACCTGGCCCGGCATCGGCGGCGCGATGACCTGGTCGACGAACTGGGACGCCTCGGCCGGCAACACCTGGTCCAACGGCGTCGGCCCGCACGTCCACGCCCTGCCGTAACGGCAGTCCGCCCGGGGGCGCGGCCACCGCGCTCCCGGGCGTACGTCCCTGCGGGCACGCCCCGCGGGGACGTACGGCCGGGCGGGCGTTCAGCCCAGCACGGCCAGGGCGTCGACTTCCACCAGCAGCCCGGGCGGCAGGCCCACGTACACCGTCGTACGGGCGGCCGGCGGCCCGGAGAGCCCGGCGAAGAAGCCGTCGTAGATCTCGTTGAACTCCGCGAAGTGCGCCGTGTCCGTGAGGTACACCCGCACCATCACCGCGTCCTCCCAGGTCGCGCCGCCCGCTTCCAGCACGGACTGGACGTTGACCAGGGTCTGCAGGACCTGGGCGCGCAGGGTGGGGCCGGCCGGGGTCGGCGGGCGGCCCTCGACGGCAGGCAGGAAGCCGACCTGGCCCGCGACCTGGAGGATGTCGCCCTTGCGCACGCCGTGCGAGAACCTCGCCGGGGGC is a window of Streptomyces sp. NBC_01477 DNA encoding:
- a CDS encoding RidA family protein → MSELPEPHPAEPAGPGKTAITPPTHTAPPARFSHGVRKGDILQVAGQVGFLPAVEGRPPTPAGPTLRAQVLQTLVNVQSVLEAGGATWEDAVMVRVYLTDTAHFAEFNEIYDGFFAGLSGPPAARTTVYVGLPPGLLVEVDALAVLG